The Melanotaenia boesemani isolate fMelBoe1 chromosome 11, fMelBoe1.pri, whole genome shotgun sequence genome includes the window TAAACAGTGTAAATATCTCCCAGAAAATGACCTCAAGGTAAATGTGACATTTGAGAAGTATTGTAGCTAAAGATGTATCCTTAGCTTATAATTGTAAAACTAGCTCTGTACTGTTTTGTATTCTAACAGCCTAACTAGGGAACGTTAGCTTCTGCTAGCTACTGATGCTAGCCTGCTGTattaaacaggaagtcaaaACAGTCCAGCAAATATTTCATGTGATCTTCTATAAACACAGTCCGAACCAAATATCCCCAAAGATTTATGAAAGCAAGGATGAGACTGATCTGTTCGGCTACGTTATTTTCCAGCAATAATCTTAATAGCTATAAGATAAAGCTAACGTTAATAGTGACTTGATGACGCTAACTATTTGGGTTTTAGATGCTTGTGCAGGACAACTGGAGAAGCTCATATGGAATATACCCAGCAGCCCTCGtgccttgattttattttaggagCTCATAATGCCATAACATTATCTTAAGCTTTAAACGATTGAATTGAAGCATGTTTTAGTCACACTTTAAGAAGTTAAGCATATTTTCTTGCAGAAGGCTTTCTGGTTTCATTAACCTTTTGTCTAGGGTGCTTTTTTCCTCACAACGTGAAAGAGAATAAATAAGATAGACACTGGTGTAACTTTGGGGTCAGACAGTCAGTGTGAGCCACCGACTGatcaaagtttaaaacaaaatgtcatgTGCTGAGCTGTTCTGTGGGCCACTATGAATGACTACAGATGTACCAGATTATCAGATCACAGTGGCTCTGTTGCTGCCCCCGCTTGGCATCTCCATGTCTTTTTGGTCATATAAAAAGGGTAGAATCTGTGACTGTTAAAACTTAACTCTTTTCTTGACTAATTTTTATAGACTTGATCCTAAACTTTTTATTAGATTCAGGCTTCAGGCTTGTCAGATGAGCACCACCCTTCATATTCGATATGCAAAGGAAATATTACACATTTCATTCAGTGAAACAGTATTAGTTTATTCTTCCCAAACTCTGAACTTTAATGAGTGTTGGcccaaaacaaactaaatagaagaaaaataagtttttttttccaattctgAAATTGCAAATGtatttgttaatatttatttaaaagtttatttctattataAATCTGACCTGACCCCTTTCTATTTGTCTTGTTGACACTTGTTTGCTACACAGAGGTTATGCGACTATGTGTGTGATCTTCTCCTGGAAGAATCTAATGTTCAGCCAGTTTCTACTCCTGTAACGGTGTGTGGAGACATTCACGGACAGGTAAAAATGTCTTCAAACATCTTAATATTTCCTCTTTTGATGTGATGGGTTTTACATTGTACAAGATCTTTacctgcttctgtttttttttttttttttttttactgtattgtacaAATTCAGTATAATTTCCACACTGAATTGTGAtgttttttcacagttttatgATCTTTGCGAGCTCTTCCGAACTGGCGGCCAGGTCCCCGACACAAATTACAtctttatggtttgtttttttgtcagtttgaaCTTACGTAGGACTTGGCTTTCCAGGATGGTATTTTGGGACAGCATCTTTAACAAGCCTCTGCTGTCTGTAGGGGGACTTTGTAGATCGAGGATATTACAGCTTGGAGACATTCACCTATCTGCTGGTACTGAAAGCCAAATGGCCTGACCGCATCACTCTTCTACGTGGAAACCACGAGAGCAGGCAGATCACCCAAGTTTATGGTTTTTATGGTGAGGTTTGATCTATTAAAGATGGCGATTTGCAGCTTCAGAAATCTTCATCTTAATTGGAATATTTTTTACCTTACAGATGAGTGCCAGACCAAGTATGGGAATGCGAATGCCTGGCGTTATTGCACCAAAGTGTTTGATATGTTAACCGTTGCAGCTGTAAGtaaaaattaatacaatatGCTCttgatatgtttttgtttaagttgTTGTATCCTGATAAATAATCCGTGCTAATGCATTGAAATTCTCTTGAAGCATGTCTTATTTTCAATTATTGCATGGGCTGTATTTAAGATGTCTGATTAACAAGGCTCAATCCTAAGCACCATGTAGATGTTTCAATTTAGCGTAGCAGAGGGAATATGTTGTGTGTGCATTATAAGGTGCATACAACCTCACCAGGACCAGATGAGATATTTTAGCTTTACTTTTGCCGTGTAGGATGATGTAATCCAAAATCTTTTCTCACATTCTTGACGTGTAAAAGGGCCGTGACACTTTTTAACTGTGCTACATGCTAATTTCACTGATGCCAGTgggatttattttacattattgtatttcagaatctgtataaaaaaatggaaagggAAGCTTTTCTGACTAAATGACACCTCAACCAAGAAcgttttgtgatatttttttttttactggtgtcTCACTGAGGATCAGAAATCAtctctgtttttataaatgtctttCTAGTTCCTTTGGCCTACTTTGTGAGAGATTTGTGAGGTCAGTTAGCATATTTTTACTATTAATTAATCCATACACAACCCAAGAAAAGACTTCCTAAAATCCTCTGGATTGGTGCCGGATCCCATCATAGTTGGCACAGAAGCAGATCAGCTGGGTCCACATACTACAGAGCACCGTCATAGCATTTCATTTTGCTCATAATTGTAAGAAATAATTATGTGATGAGAGAAGTCCGATGTCCTAGTAATTgtgattttaatgttgttttctatCAGCTGATGGACGAGCAGATCCTGTGCGTCCACGGCGGCCTCTCTCCAGACATAAAAACTCTTGACCAAATTCGAACCATCGAGCGGAACCAGGAGATCCCCCATAAAGGAGCTTTTTGTGACCTGGTGTGGTCAGACCCTGAGGACGTGGACACTTGGGCCATCAGTCCCAGAGGAGCTGGCTGGCTTTTTGGTGCAAAGGTCACAAATGAGGTAAGCTGCAAGAAGTACGTGCAGTTTGGATATAAATGCTTGTATAAAAATTACAGGACATCGACAGCTGGATTTCTGAGGTCTGAGTGTTTGTCTTGAGGTTTTATAGTTATGGTCTCACAGTGGGTACGGTGTATGGATGGATGCCACGTCAAGCTGAAGTACATCAGAGTTGCACAGGCTTCAAATaatagttgtttgtttttttatctgcagTTTGTTCACATCAACAACCTGAAGCTGATCTGCAGGGCACATCAGCTCGTCCATGAAGGCTACAAGTTCATGTTTGATGAGAAGCTGGTAACAGTGTGGTCGGCTCCCAACTACTGCTACCGCTGCGGCAACATTGCATCCATCATGGTCTTCAAAGACGCTAGCACAAGAGAGCCAAAGCTCTTCAGAGCAGTGCCTGATTCTGAAAGAGTCATCCCACCCCGAACAACAACACCTTACTTCCTGTAAACACATTAAGCTGTAGTAGCTAACATTTGGTCAGTGCACAGATACTGACTGGGACAGAGGCATTTGTCAACCCTTATGAATTTTGTCCGTTGCATTTAGAGTATTTACAGTGTGTATTGTGGTGCCAACTGTCAGTTGTTATTCCTGCTCTGTGCATTTAATGCCATTATGCTGCAGCTTTAGTCACACTGACACATAACAGCAAAGTAAGGTTGCCGAGCACCACCACTGTGCTGTTGTATTAAAAGGACTGAAATCAGATGACCCTTTTaaatgatcatatttataaATCTTCATCCTGCCGTACAATTAAAGTTCATCACAAAGCAAAATTCACACACAGTGTTGTATAGACTGATCTATTTTATATTGTAAGATTACATGAAGAGGTGGATATAAGATGAAAACACTGCACAAGTTAGAAATTCTTAAATCTGACAAGTCCCAGTTAAACAGTCATCGTTatcttataaatatataaacctGAAAGTTGATGTGTAAAAATGTTCtcatcttttttgttgttacaCAATTCAGTTTCATACATCCTGTGGTACCTTAAAGATTGTCTTTAATGTCCAGGTTTGGAAGCACTTCTTctgagcattatttttctgtgtatctttgtttgtaaataaagaaaaaaggaaaagtcagCTGTTTCTATCTTGGTAATGGGGCTAAAATAATTCCATGTTTTATCAGAAATGTTATCATATTTTGTCTTAATCTTCTTAAACCTATTTAAGCCACAAAAACAACTATGTACTGTGGATCAAATGTTACCAAATATACTCACTCTTCACTGTGTCTAAATGATTAGAACGCAGTTTTAATTAATCAAACATtcaggtttctgtttttctgttagaTTTAGCTTGTGATCTTTCTCCTGTCTGCTTAGATCTCTGAAAACAATCTCAGACAGGTTTGATCATTAAATTTCCAGGTGAGTTTAATTTAAGGGAAACTATTTAGGGAGGTTCCACATTATTAAGCAAGTCTTAGTTTCCATGCAGTCTGGGCAAAAATCTTTCTggaaatgcattgttttaagaGCTCAGCTGCCAAAAATCCACTGATGAGGAGCATGCAGGTATTTGAAGCTGCTGGTGAACCTCTTCATGCAGGATGCTCtagagcagaggtccccaaccctggtcctcaagccCCACTATCCTGAAGGTCTTAGAGgctccctgcagcaacacacctgatctcCTCACATCTCAGATGACAACAGACacttgttaaaagaagagatgCCACACAGCGTTAAACATCACTATTTACAggtttttagaaatgttttgctgccatttaattcaaaatgagcaagtattttccataaaatagtaaaatgtctcagtttctaCATTTGGTATCTTGTgttgagaataaaatatgagattattcattttctatacagcTGTTCCAATTTAGGGTCCGGAAAATATGtgattatgttgtttttaaattattgtatttggtttttatttacgTTTTACTCAgtgttccatcttttttttttttttttttttttttttgctgttgggGTATTGAGATCAGTAAATATGTCTGTATCCCACACATGTTTGTTTAATGCTGGGAACTTTTTTGGTTTGATATTTACGTTGATGTTAAAAAGCAGCACTTATGTGCCAGTATGCGGCGCACATCACTACATCCACTTCCACGCCTCTCAGCTCTTTTGTCCAATGAGGAGAGGCCTCGTCGTGACGTTGCAGTCACCTGTGTTGGGCTGATTACGTGTAGCTCACCATAGCTGTAGCAACTAGCTTGTCAGACGAGACCGAGCCACTATGAGGCTTCATTATTTATAGACTGTCACGGTTAGAACTATTCTTTGAATACCAGCGGAGAAACAGAAGAATTTTTAAACACTTGAAAACGCTACGGAagaatatttaatcaaaaataaaatggtaagaGGAAGGCGACATCAGTGAACGAGCAAGCTAACGACAGCTAACGTCACCGGGTGGTAATGTTAAGTCTCATTGTTATGACTTGAGATACCtgggaaaatatttttctgaaagtTTAATTGTACTTTTATAATTAGATTAACATGTATTAGACACGTGTAGCTTTTGCTTTTCAGTAGTTTGTCAGCTAACGGGTCAACACTATGAATTGTCAGGATAAACTGGAACCCAGCTATGGAATCAAAATAGTCTAAAACTCGGAAATCTTAGCAAAAACATTGATTTACTGGACGGTATACTTATCTTTTGCCCTACTGAATTAGTATGAGGTTTTCTGAGTTTTAAGAAAAGTGCACTTTTGGTTGTGACCCAAGCATTTAAAGGTGCTGTGTAGTTCACACTCACAGGGCTCACTCTCAGAGGCGTTCAAAGACTGTCATCCGATTGGACTTAATAACATCATTGGACAACtgttggggggaaaaaaggtcTCCCAGCCCATCGTGGCATGCCGGtttgacaaaaataatttaatatgttaaaaacGGGCCACAACCAAATTTTGGAAGCAGATGCCAGTAATTTATGTGTCAAAAATTCAAATGGtcacaattaaatatttatggagGTCAAAATAAGTGGGTATTGATCTTATGGCAACAATTTGGACAAATTGTATACAGATATGCACTGTTGAATAGCaatgtctgcttttaaaaacgtgtccttcctttctttttattttagatgtagCAAAATGGAAACAGCACAACAAACCTTGTTGAAGTGGTATGTCATAAGACTGCAACTTTGCTCCAGCCcacaaaacatggagctgtaaAATCCATGTTTCAGGTGGAGGCACTAACTCAACAAACTGCAAACTGCTCTCAAAAAGAGACGCCGAAGGGAAAGATATGTTTGCCAAGTTGAAGAAAAAGATTGCAGAGGAAGCGGCCACAGCACCCCGGACTGGTGTGCGAATACCCCGTACCATTAGCAAGGAATCTATCACCTCAGTGGGGGCAGACTCGGGGGATGACTTTGTAAGTACTCTGACACCATCTCTGGTCTCTAGCCTACTGTTTCAAAATGCCATGGTTTTTGTGCATAACCACCTACAGATTCAATGATTTATTATAGTGCCTTTTCTTTTCCCCATCTTATAAAGCCAACTGGGAAACTGACATTTTAGAAAGcgataaagcaaaataaataaaacaagtaaaaagaaaaaaaaaaaaaaataatatctgCAAGTCAGttcatgtgaaaaataaaaacgatGAATAGACACTTTTCCATATTCAAGAAGGAATTAAAAATGACTTGTTTCTTGGTTATCCCAGAAAGTAATCAAACCCTTATCTACCTTAAAAATATCTTGCTCAAGTTTAAGCTACCTGTATTTACTTCAAGAAATGCCATAATCATTAGTTCGGGTTAGTAATTGTGACAGGCAAACTTACTGGAACAAGTCCTACTTCATAAAGTCAATTCATTAACGCAAGCTTATATGGGAGATTTAGCAGGCTGAAGGAGAGAAACCGATTGGCCAACATGGAGAATCTATTTTGAGGAGAGACATGGCATAGAATTGCCATTGTTTGCATCTCTATGATGTAGACCTGGGATCACCAACTCTACACCTCTttagccagtgtcctgcaggtccttgctgcaacacaccttgCTCAAATAATGGgccgttaagaggctggtgcagaccttgaCATCTAGCGTTTGGGAAACTGTTTAATTTCAACCAGGTGTTTTGAAGCAAggacacattgaaaacttgcaggaggtctggagttggtgatccttGATGTAGACCGATTATATGGAAAGCTTTTGTGCAGCTAACCACATGGTCCCATGAATTGGACCTTGCATATTATTCCTAGCATCAGAATGACTTTTTCTGTTGCACTGCTATTAAATTCGGTCAGCGCAGAGCTCAGTGTTGGATTTAAACAAAGGTTAGGTTTGGTTACAGTGGTGTTGCTGAGTTATCCTGAAGTTCTAGTTTTCCCATGATACAACTCTAGCTGTCCAAGACTGCCAATACATGCAATCAGTGTCACATCCTTCTGCTGGTGATGCTTCAGAAAAGCAgatgattaatttttttatctcaCTTGTGGATTGTGGAAACagaattaaaacacaataaatcagcagtagttttatttgtaaaacatgaTATCTTAATTAAGATTAGAGCAAGTTTTTGGTGGAAAGGCAGTTAAGTCGCTCATAATGTGGTTTTTAATCAGCaagttagatttttctttttattgtactGTAGCAGAGATGTGAAGGTTACGCATCCTGtttactgaaatgttttaaataccATTGTGTCACATTTGTGCTTAAACTCTGGTGATTATTTCTAAATCCAGACAGTCAGGCAGGTCCAGGTAGCAGGGCGTGGGTGTGACTGGTACTCCTTTGGGTGGCATGTTAGTTAGACATTGTATTACCTGGTCTTAAAACTAGTGAGTATAAAATGgaactcattttatttttctacccATTATTACAGTAGAAACACACTCAGTTAGCAACAGGTGTTTttggatttatgtttttttgtagtttagGACATAAACGTTGTTGTTATAGCTTGTAAGGAGATTTAGCCCTGAAACTTCATTCACTGGGACAAACATGCTGGCCTCGTGTCTGGCTGGGAAAGTCAGACTTCCGAGGACACGGATCGTCTCAGTTGCACTTAGCTAAATAATTGATTGAGAAGCAGAACTTTGGGTTAACATTTCAGATTGTGTTTTTGGTACAGTGAAAATCAAGCTGTCCGACTTGTTAGCATAACGCTAGcaccttgttttttcttccatctgtttTATATGCATGTAAATATAACAGATTATACAGAGGATATCAGTACCATGGAATCATTTAAGGTAGTGGTGCAGTCTTATGAAAGTCCATCTTTGAAATTAATTAGCCTTCAGTTTAATGACTGAAAGAAGAGTGATCTATTCCTGCTCTGATGTTAGATATGAAAAGATTTAACTctcatttctgtttaattttcttgATGATTAAGCCCTAAATTGTGTAAGGTgaagtgtatatatatttacacatgtTAATTGACTGCAATAACATTTTTCTTATAAgatgtaaaacaacaaatattgaCCTTTTTAAAGGTAGAACCACATGCATATATTTCTGACCCTACTGCTTAAGTGGAGACTGTAAATGTAAGTtaatgacttttatttattttttgtttggtgATGGTctttaattgtgtgtgtgtgtgtgtgtgtgtgtgtgtgtgtgtgtgtgtgtgtgtctaggCTTCTGATGGCAGTAGCTCCAGGGACGACTTGCCGGCCCAGCTTCTTAGAAGAAATGAACAGATCCGGAAGTTGGAGGCCAAGCTGTCAGGTAGGATATGTCAGAATAAGGTCAAGCAGCTCTGGAGAAATCGGTTTCTAAAAAAATATGATGTGCCAGCAATGAACAGGCCTGTAGACGGTTTAATAACACGCTTTACGTTACATACTGCCCCtccaaaaaaaagtcacaacttgaatttgattaaattaataGGCAAGAGCCTCCCATTGGATGATCACTGCAGGAATGATGACCTATCAGCTGTAAgatatttaaccccaactgatgcagtGGCTAACTTCTCAACCGTGTCAAAAGACACATCctggtcatggaaaagatggGTCGAATTACTGAATTCAAGCAAAGAGAATTACGATTGCAGAAACTAATGAAATTGCGTTAAAAACTGTCCAATGtgaaattaaaaactggaaggaaagTGTTTCCCACAATCCttccatcatcttccaggatGAAATGTGGTAGATTAAAAACTGAAGGTGATTAGCAGTCACTGAAATGTTTGAAATCAAATTAttgaaaaaacccaaacaaaaaaagaaaaacaaaagaactcacAGCTatgtttaaaagt containing:
- the LOC121649485 gene encoding serine/threonine-protein phosphatase 6 catalytic subunit-like, which gives rise to MKCYRKLRMTTIHGTMAPLDLDKYAEIAKQCKYLPENDLKRLCDYVCDLLLEESNVQPVSTPVTVCGDIHGQFYDLCELFRTGGQVPDTNYIFMGDFVDRGYYSLETFTYLLVLKAKWPDRITLLRGNHESRQITQVYGFYDECQTKYGNANAWRYCTKVFDMLTVAALMDEQILCVHGGLSPDIKTLDQIRTIERNQEIPHKGAFCDLVWSDPEDVDTWAISPRGAGWLFGAKVTNEFVHINNLKLICRAHQLVHEGYKFMFDEKLVTVWSAPNYCYRCGNIASIMVFKDASTREPKLFRAVPDSERVIPPRTTTPYFL